A single region of the Branchiostoma lanceolatum isolate klBraLanc5 chromosome 1, klBraLanc5.hap2, whole genome shotgun sequence genome encodes:
- the LOC136420510 gene encoding uncharacterized protein, producing MMNIGSGNLARKLIFILFGVMLGYSLSLVQFLNARNIKITQTSVPRIIAKDQHSLISDDYARPLQGLQNKDGPRKILLDCGANVASTVQLFRETYPDGKDYTIHSFELDARLAPYFMSYSNHILHCPVAVAGQDGNITAYAESAWKPDKGRVAGADMQWGGGAIYASDSEKNNEKSGRRFGVQNVIPMVDLSTWIQENTAVEDYVIFKLDVEGAEYEILEKMIKEGTFKWIDKFYGEFHNWTPVPGWTTERKEELRQTMTTHGIKMLNWAGEHKRYSDLEDLCKIDLPEDTPGAAGVVYSNCSRSPGGHARLALTVQVGMNRKAAHKLVETIRAHPSNMPVTLFVYGDFVQSFPDLITKWADRYTIGIRGNAPFPADHWILQNTNVMRMGLISAVQRMKEVGLEPAYFSPTGLSQKVKDIAKKRGLRIIQPTTMFPPNIGTLLTEDNYYKYRDVERTPKALRILYERISYGGILSLDSDHPDSYMISAFLMDYLYENSGFELVSMDSCLK from the exons ATGATGAACATAGGAAGCGGCAACTTGGCACGTAAACTAATCTTTATTCTGTTCGGAGTAATGCTGGGATATAGCCTGTCTCTGGTGCAATTTCTTAACGCCAGAAACATCAAAATCACTCAAACATCGGTGCCGAGGATCATCGCGAAAGACCAACACAGCCTTATTTCAGACGACTATGCTAG ACCTCTACAGGGGCTACAGAATAAAGATGGACCAAGGAAAATACTTCTGGACTGCGGAGCCAATGTAGCATCTACTGTTCAG TTATTCCGGGAAACGTACCCTGATGGGAAAGACTATACTATCCACTCATTTGAGCTTGATGCGAGGCTGGCACCCTACTTCATGTCCTACTCCAACCACATTCTTCACTGTCCGGTCGCCGTGGCGGGGCAAGACG GAAACATCACGGCGTACGCCGAGTCGGCCTGGAAACCTGACAAAGGCAGAGTTGCTGGTGCAGACAtgcagtggggagggggagcaATCTACGCCAGCGATTCcgagaaaaataatgaaaaaagcGGCAGACGATTCGGTGTGCAAAATGTCATACCAATGGTGGATCTGTCCACGTGGATACAGGAAAACACCG CCGTGGAAGACTATGTTATTTTCAAGCTTGACGTCGAGGGAGCTGAGTACGAGATcttggagaagatgatcaaagAAGGGACCTTCAAGTGGATAGACAA GTTTTATGGTGAGTTCCACAACTGGACTCCGGTACCGGGATGGacaacagaaagaaaagaagaacttAGGCAAACCATGACTACCCATGGCATCAAAATGCTTAATTGGGCAGGGGAGCACAAGAGATACTCAGATTTGGAAGATCTTTGCAAAATTGAC CTCCCGGAGGACACCCCTGGAGCAGCTGGAGTGGTCTACTCCAACTGTTCCCGATCCCCCGGCGGTCACGCCAGGCTGGCCCTGACGGTTCAGGTCGGGATGAACAGGAAGGCGGCCCACAAGCTAGTGGAGACCATCAGGGCGCACCCCAGCAACATGCCGGTCACACTCTTCGTGTACGGGGACTTCGTGCAGAGCTTCCCGGACCTGATCACCAAGTGGGCCGACAGATACACTATAGGAATACGAGGA AACGCACCATTTCCGGCAGATCATTGGATACTACAGAACACTAACGTGATGCGGATGGGTTTGATATCGGCCGTACAGCGGATGAAAGAAGTAGGGTTGGAACCAGCCTACTTCTCTCCGACTGGCCTGTCGCAAAAAGTGAAAGATATAGCGAAGAAAAGAGGATTGAGGATCATTCAACCGACAACCATGTTTCCTCCGAACATTG GAACGCTGTTGACGGAAGACAACTACTACAAGTACCGAGACGTGGAGAGGACACCCAAGGCGCTCCGGATCCTGTATGAACGCATCTCTTACGGAGGGATCCTCAGTCTGGACAGCGACCATCCCGACAGCTACATGATCTCCGCCTTCCTCATGGACTATCTGTACGAAAACTCCGGCTTTGAACTTGTCAGTATGGACAGCTGTTTGAAGTGA
- the LOC136428149 gene encoding perlucin-like protein has protein sequence MLHEICYKAFNTRKTFLGAAAACGEDGGTLAMPRDPETNAFLIFLCKSVNGNAPFWFGLDDQRGEGRFEWVDGSAIGSYNSWAPGEPNNLGNEDCVHYYPTQKDQWNDASCGTQIGFICQADAGRP, from the exons ATGTTGCATgaaatctgctacaaggccttcaacaCACGAAAGACCTTCCTTGGAGCAGCTGCGGCCTGTGgtgaagacggcggcacccttgccatgccccgagaccctgagaccaacgccttcctgatctTCTTGTGCAAGTCCGTAAACGGCAACGCACCCTTCTGGTTCGGCCTGGACGATCAGCGCGGAGAGGGAAgatttgagtgggtggatggttctgcaaTTGGCTCGTACAACTCCTGGGCTCCGGGAGAACCGAACAACTTGGGCAACGAAGATTGCGTTCATTACTACCCAACCCAGAAAGACCAGTGGAACGACGCATCATGCGGCACACAGATTGGCTTCATATGTCAGGCTGATGCAG GACGCCCATAG